From a single Podarcis raffonei isolate rPodRaf1 chromosome 10, rPodRaf1.pri, whole genome shotgun sequence genomic region:
- the GPR85 gene encoding probable G-protein coupled receptor 85 has protein sequence MANYSHAADNILQNLSPLTAFLKLTSLGFIIGVSVVGNLLISILLVKDKTLHRAPYYFLLDLCCSDILRSAICFPFVFTSVKNGSSWTYGTLTCKVIAFLGVLSCFHTAFMLFCISVTRYLAIAHHRFYTKRLTFWTCLAVICMVWTLSVAMAFPPVLDVGTYSFIREEDQCTFQHRSFRANDSLGFMLLLALILLATQLVYLKLIFFVHDRRKMKPVQFVAAVSQNWTFHGPGASGQAAANWLAGFGRGPTPPTLLGIRQNANTTGRRRLLVLDEFKMEKRISRMFYIMTFLFLTLWGPYLVACYWRVFARGPVVPGGFLTAAVWMSFAQAGINPFVCIFSNRELRRCFSTTLLYCRKSRLPREPYCVI, from the coding sequence ATGGCGAACTACAGCCATGCAGCTGACAACATTTTACAAAATCTCTCCCCTCTAACAGCGTTTTTGAAATTGACTTCACTGGGTTTCATCATAGGAGTCAGTGTGGTGGGTAACCTTCTGATCTCCATTTTGCTAGTCAAAGACAAGACCTTGCACAGAGCTCCGTATTACTTCCTGTTGGATCTTTGCTGCTCAGACATCCTCAGATCTGCAATTTGCTTCCCATTTGTTTTCACTTCCGTGAAAAATGGCTCATCTTGGACGTACGGGACTCTCACTTGCAAAGTGATTGCCTTCTTGGGGGTCCTGTCTTGTTTCCACACTGCTTTCATGCTGTTCTGCATAAGCGTTACCAGATACTTAGCTATCGCCCACCACCGCTTTTATACAAAAAGGCTGACCTTCTGGACTTGTTTGGCTGTGATTTGTATGGTGTGGACCCTCTCCGTCGCTATGGCTTTCCCTCCGGTGTTGGATGTGGGCACCTATTCGTTCATTAGGGAGGAAGACCAGTGTACCTTTCAGCATCGCTCCTTCAGAGCCAATGATTCTCTGGGATTTATGCTGCTTCTCGCCCTTATCCTTCTAGCCACACAGCTTGTCTACCTCAAGCTGATCTTTTTCGTTCACGATCGCAGGAAAATGAAGCCAGTTCAGTTTGTTGCAGCAGTGAGCCAGAACTGGACGTTTCATGGTCCAGGAGCCAGTGGTCAAGCAGCTGCAAATTGGCTGGCTGGATTCGGAAGGGGTCCCACGCCACCAACCTTGCTGGGGATCAGGCAAAATGCCAACACCACAGGGAGGAGAAGGCTGCTCGTCTTGGACGAGTTCAAAATGGAAAAACGAATCAGCAGAATGTTCTATATCATGACATTCCTCTTCCTAACCTTGTGGGGCCCGTATCTGGTCGCCTGTTACTGGAGAGTTTTCGCAAGAGGGCCTGTGGTTCCAGGTGGATTTCTAACGGCTGCTGTTTGGATGAGTTTTGCCCAAGCTGGAATCAATCCTTTTGTCTGCATTTTCTCCAACAGGGAGCTGAGGCGCTGTTTCAGCACAACCCTTCTTTACTGCAGAAAATCCAGGTTACCAAGGGAACCTTACTGTGTTATATGA